Proteins found in one Orcinus orca chromosome 11, mOrcOrc1.1, whole genome shotgun sequence genomic segment:
- the RBP5 gene encoding LOW QUALITY PROTEIN: retinol-binding protein 5 (The sequence of the model RefSeq protein was modified relative to this genomic sequence to represent the inferred CDS: substituted 1 base at 1 genomic stop codon): protein MPPNLTGYYCFVSQKNLESYLQALNINMALRKIAPLLKPDEETDHRGNHVTVKTLSTFRNXALEFEVGVEFEEDLRITEGRKLQTTVTWEEEQLVCVEKGEVPDWGWRHWLEGDTSYLEMTASDAVHEQVFRKVK, encoded by the exons ATGCCTCCCAACCTCACCGGCTACTACTGCTTTGTCTCGCAGAAGAACTTGGAGAGCTACCTGCAAGCTCTAA ACATCAACATGGCTCTGCGGAAGATCGCGCCGCTGCTCAAgccagatgaggagactgacCATCGGGGCAACCACGTGACAGTGAAGACCCTCAGCACCTTCCGAAACTAAGCTCTGGAATTCGAGGTGGGAGTGGAGTTTGAGGAGGACTTGAGGATCACGGAGGGACGGAAGCTCCAG ACCACTGTCACCTGGGAAGAGGAGCAGCTGGTATGTGTAGAGAAAGGGGAGGTCCCTGACTGGGGCTGGAGACACTGGCTGGAGGGAGACACGTCGTATCTG GAGATGACTGCAAGTGATGCAGTGCATGAGCAGGTCTTCAGGAAGGTCAAATAG